CGATCGACGCCGTGGACATCTACGGCCTGTCGGAGGTCATGGGTCCGGGCGTCGCCCAGGAGTGTGTGGAGACCAAGGACGGGCTCCACATCTGGGAGGACCACTTCTATCCGGAGGTGGTCGACCCGATCACCGGCGAGGTACTGCCGGACGGGGCGCACGGCGAGCTGGTGTTCACCTCCCTCACCAAGGAAGCGATGCCGGTCATCCGCTATCGCACCCGGGACCTGACCCGGTTGCTGCCCGGTACCGCGCGGGCCGCCTTCCGCCGGATGGAGAAGATCACCGGACGCTGCGACGACATGATCATTCTGCGCGGGGTCAATCTCTTCCCCGCACAGGTCGAGGAGATCGTGCTGCGGACGCCCGGGGTCGCCCCGCACTTCCAGCTGAAGCTGACCCGGGAGGGCCGGATGGACCGGCTGACCGTGCGCGCCGAGGCCCGGCCGGACGCGAGCCCCGAGGTGCGCACGGTGGCCGCCGGGCTGATCGCGCGCGGCGTCAAGGACGGGATCGGGGTCACGGTCGCGGTGGAGATCGTCGACCCGGAGACCCTGGAGCGGTCGGTCGGCAAGATCAAGCGCATTGTGGACGCCCGGCCGCGGGACACGGCCTAGGTATCCAGCAGGCCCGCGAGGTCGGCGAAGGCGGCCCGGACGGCCCCGGGGTTCTCGATCCAGGGGAAATGACCGGCTTCCCCGATCCGGCGGTGCAGGGTGCGCGGACCGTGGAAGCCGGGCTCGTCCTGCCAGAGCCGCTGGTCGACGATGTGGTCCCGGCCGCCGCTGACGATCAGGGTCGGCAGGGTCCGTGGTGTCCAGCGGGCCCGGTAGCTGTCGTCGAAGTGGGCGTCGGCCCAGGCCACCGCGTCATGGCAGTACGGGAGACCCGCAAGGAGCGCCCGGCCGCCGGCGGCCGCGGAGGGGCTGAAGTTCCATGGCACGGCGGCCAGCGTCAGGGCACGCAGCGTCTCGTCGTCCGGCTGCCGGGCATAGTGCTCGGCCGCGGTGTCGACTCCGGGGAGCGGGTGGTCCTGCGCATAGCGGGCGAAGGCGGGGCGCCAGCCTGCGTGCGGGGCGCTGCTGATCAGCGCCAGGCCCGCGAGCTGTGCCGCGAGTTCCGGGACGGCCAGCAGGAACATGCCGCCGGTGGAGTGGCCGACCATCACCGCCTCGTCCAGCGCCTGCGCGGCCTCCGTCAGGACTCCCGGCCAGTGGGCGTAGGGATCGGCGGGAACCGCGGAGCGGTCACGGTTGGAGCCGTCGCCGGGCAGATCGACCAGGTTGCGGACCGTCGCGCGCCCGGCATTTGTGCGCGCGGGGCCGGGAGCGCGTCGCACCGCCGTGCGGCCTCGTGGCCGTATGGTCCGGCGGGCGGGTGCGGCCCCGCGCGGGTGGGTGCGGCCCCGCGCGGGTGGGTGCGGCCCCGCGCGGGTGGGCGCCGGTGGCTCGCCGCGTCCGCGAGGTGCCGGCCGGGCGGCGGTCGGCTCAGTCCGTCGTCGGGTCCCCCGTGATCAGGGCGAACGGGGCCCCTGCCGGGTCCCTGAGCATGGCCAGCCGGCCGACGCCCGGGGCGTCGGTGGGCGGAATCAGGATCGTGGCGCCGCGGTCGGTGGCCGCGGCGAAGGCCGCGTCGCAGTCGGTGACACCGAAATACGGGTGCCACTCGGAGGTCGAACCGGCCTTCAGGTTCGCCTCCGGCAGCTGCATGAGGCCGCCGTGCCCCGAGTCGTCGTCCTTGCCGCCGCCCGGTGCGGAGACGACGGAGTAGACCGTTTCGCCGCCCATCGGCATGTCTTGGTGGCTCCAGGAGAAGACCGAGCGGTAGAAGTCCTTCGCGGCGGCCGCGTCGGTGGTGTACAGCTCCGTCCAGCACAGGGAGTTCGGCTCCATGACCGTCTCCAGGCCCTGGACGTCGCCCGGCTGCCACACGGCGAAGTCGCCGCCGGTCGGGTCGGTGAAGGCGGCCAGCCGGCCCGCGGTGAAGACATCCATCGGCGGGACGCGTACCGAGCCGCCGGCCTGCTCCACCGCCTTGACCGTGGCGTCCGCGTCGGGGGTCTGGAAGTACACCGTCCAGGCGGAGCCCGCGCCCTCCTCCATCAGGGGCCCCACGGCAGCGACCGTCTTGCCGTCGAGCTGGAAGAAGCCGTACCCGCCCGCGTCCGGTCCGGCCGACTGGAAGGTCCAGCCGAACACGGCGGAGTAGAAGGAGACGGCGTCGTCGATGTCCGGGGCCCCGAGGTCGAGCCAGTTCGGTGTGCCCGGAACAAAATGGGTCGTCAGCATCGGTGGTCCTCCGTCGCACGGATGGGTGTTCACGGCTGTTTCGCGCCGATTCCCAGCATCGCAGGGGGCACTGACAGCCGCCCTTCGCGCACGCCGTGCCGGGCCCGGCTCAGGGGGCGCCGAACCGTGCGCGCAGCTCCCGCTTGAGGACCTTGCCGCTGGCGTTGCGCGGCAGCGCGTCCACGAACACCACCCGTTTGGGCGCCTTGAACGGCGCAAGGCGGGCGCGGGCCGCCGCGATCAGCTCCGCCTCCCCCACTTCCTCCCCGCCGTCCCCGTCCCCGGCACCGCCCGCACCGTCCGTACGCCGTACGACCACCGCGGTCACCGCCTCGATCCAGCGCTCGTCCGGCAGCCCGATGACCGCGACCTCGGCCACCTGCGGATGCGCGTAGAGCACGTCCTCCACCTGACGCGAGGCGACCAGGACGCCGCCGGAGTTGATGACGTCCTTGACCCGGTCGACCACCGTGAAATAGCCCTCGGCGTCACGGACGGCGAGGTCGCCGGAGTGGAACCAGCCGTCCCGGAACGCCTCGGCGGTCTCCTCCGGCTTGTCCCAGTAGCCGGTGCACAGTTGGGGGGAGCGGTAGACGACCTCGCCCCGGGTGCCGTCCGGTACCTCCCGGCCCTCCTCATCCACCACCCGGGCCTCGACGAACAGCACCGGGCGCCCGCAGGAGTCCATCCGGCCCTCGTGTTCGCCGGGGCCGAGCACGGTGGCCAGCGGCCCGATCTCGCTCTGCCCGAAGCAGTTGTAGAAGGCGAGTCCTGGCAGCCGGGCGCGGAGCCGCTCCAGGACCGGCACCGGCATGATCGAGGCACCGTAGTAGGCCTTGCGCAGCCCGCTCAGCTCCCGGGTGGTGAAGCCGGGGTGGTGCGACAGCGCGATCCATACGGTCGGTGGCGCGAACAGACTGTCGGCCCCGCCCGCTTCCACCAGGTCGAAGATCTTTCCCGGGTCGGGTCCGTCCAGGATGGTGTTCTCCGCGCCCACCGCAAGGTAGGGCAGCAGAAACACATGCATCTGCGCGGAGTGGTAGAGCGGCAGCGAGTGAACCGGCCGGTCCGTCTCTTTCAGATCGAGGGCGACGACGGCGCTGGTGTACTCGTGCACCAGCGCGCGGTGGGTCATCATCGCGCCCTTGGGCAGGGCGGTGGTGCCTGAGGTGTACAGAAGCTGGACGAGGGCGTCGTCGGACACCTCGGCCGCCGGCCCGGCGGCGTCCGGCCCGGCGGCGTCCGGCGCGTCGTGGGCCGCGAGCCGCTCCAGCAGCCCGTCGGGCGCCCCGTACAGGGGCATGGTGCGGACGGAGTCCGGCAGCCGGTGCGCGAGCGCGGCGTCGGTGAGCACCAGCACACTGCCCGACTGCTCCAGGAGGTAGCGCAGGTCCTCGCCGGTCAGGCTGTGGTTGACCGGCACATGCACCAGTCCGGCGCGGGCGCAGGCCAGAAATCCGATCAGATACGCATCCGAGTTGTGGCCGTAGGAGGCGACCCGGTCGCCGGGCCGCAGGCCGTCCGCCCGCAGCACCCGGGCCGCGGCGGTCACCGCGTCGTCCAGCGCGCGATAGGTCCAGGCCCGGTCCGCGTACCGCACCGCAGTGCGACCGGGCACCCGTCGGGCGCTGCGCCGCACGACTCCGTCGACCGTATTGCTCCGCGCTTGCGTCATGGCGCGATCCTCGGCGGCCCCTCACCCCGGGTCAAGCCACCCGACCGGAGTGAGGGACGGCGGCCCCCGGACCCTGCTGACCTACTCCCAGTCCTCCGACCCCTCGTCGGCGCACCACAGCGACCAGAACGAGCTCTACGCGGCCGGCCGGATGGTCCGGGAGCGGTTCTGCGCGAAGGACATCGCCGCTGCGCCCGGTCTCACGTCAGCGGGTGCTGCACGTGCGCCCCTGACGGGCACGGCAGGCGGTGCCGGGGCGGCCGGTCCCCGGAGGGGTGGGACCGGCCGCCCCGGCTGTCCGGGACGCATGGCTACACGGCGCGCTCCCGCCCCTCCCAGTACGGGTCGCGCAGCCGCCGCTTGTAGAGCTTGCCGTTGGGGTCGCGCGGCATGACGGTGATGAAGTCGACCGACTTGGGCCGCTTGTAGCCGGCCAGTTGCCGCGCACAGTGGGCCAGGAGCTCGGCGGCCAGACCGGGCCCCGGCGCATGGCCCTCGGCGGGCTCCACGACGGCCTTGACCTCCTCGCCCCAGTCGTCGTGCGGGATGCCGAAGGCGGCCGCGTCGGCGACGGCGGGGTGGCCGAGCAGGGCGGATTCGATCTCGGCGGGGTAGATGTTCACCCCGCCCGAGATGATCATGTCGATCTTGCGGTCGCGGAGGAAGAGATACCCATCCGCATCCAGATATCCGAGGTCTCCGACGGTGAAGAAGTCACCGATCCGGTTCCTCTTCGTCTTCCCCTCGTCCTTGTGGTAGCTGAAGCCGCCGGTGTTCATCTTCATGTAGACGGTGCCGAGTTCGCCCGCGGGCAGCCGGTTGCCGTCGTCGTCGAAGACGGCCAGCTCGCTGATCGGCCAGGCCTTGCCGACCGTCCCCGGCCGTTTGAGCCAGTCCTCGGCGGTCGCGAAAGCGCCGCCGCCCTCACTGGCCGCGTAGTACTCCTCGACACAGCCGCCCCACCAGTCGATCATCGCGCGTTTGACGTGGTCGGGGCAGGGTGCGGCGCCGTGAAGGGCGTGCCGCATCGAGCTCACGTCGTACCCCGCGCGGGTCTCCTCGGGCAGTGCGAGCAGCCGGTGGAACTGGGTGGGCACCATATGCGTGTGGGTGCAGCGGTGTCTGTCGATCAGGGCCAGCATGCTCTGCGGCGTCCACTTGTCCATCAGGACGAGGCGGTGGCCGAGGTGCAGCGAGGCACCGGCGAATTGCAGCACGGCCGTGTGGTAGAGCGGCGAGCAGACCAGATGGACATTGCCGTCGAACGGCTTGATACCGAAGATGCCGAGGAATCCGCCGAGGTGGGCGTCCTCGGGTGCGGTACCGGGCAGCGGGCGGCGAATACCGCGCGGGCGCCCCGTGGTGCCCGAGGTGTAGTTCATGACCCAGCCCAGGGTCCGGTCGGCGGGCGCGGACCCGGGCTGTCCGTCGAGGAGTTGGGCGTACGGCCGGAAGCCGTCGATGTGACCGACGGCGTGGCGCCGCGGCCCCGGCAGCTTCGCCTCGTCCGCGGCGTGCCGGGCCGCCTCCGCGAACCGCTCGTGCGCGATCAGCACCTTCGCCCCGGAGTCGGCGACGATCCAGGCGATCTCCGGGCCGACCAGATGGTGGTTGACGGGGACGAGATAGAAACCGGCCTGGGACGCGGCGAGATACGCGGTGAAGAACTCGACGCCGTTGGGGAGGACCACGGCGAACGCGTCGCCGCGCTCCAGGCCCGCCGCGCGCAGCCCGTGGACCAGCCGGTTGCTCGCGGCGTGCAGCCGGCCCGCGGTCCACTCCTCGCCGTCCGGGGCGATCAGGACCGTGCGGTCCGGGTCTGCGGCGGCCTGCGCCCAGAAACCGTTGGGCGGTGGGGAGTCTTGGGTCATTCCGCTGTCCTCCTCGGGATCAGGCGCGTCCGGCGATGCGGTTGATGCGGTCGATGGCCCGCTCGAAGCCACGGGTGAGGTCGTCGAAGACGGCCTGTACGCTGCGTTCGCTGTTCATCCGTCCGACGATCTGGCCGACCGGGGTGCCCAGCAGCGGTTCGACCTCGTGCCGCTGGATACGGGAGTTGGCCTCGGCGACCAGCAGGCCCTGCAACGGCATCGGCAGCGGGCCGGGACCGTTCGGATCGTCCCAGGCGTCGGTCCACTCGGTGCGCAGCTGGCGGGCGGGTTTGCCGGTCAGGGCGCGGGAGCGGACGGTGTCGCCCGGCCCCGCGGCGAGCAGTTTCGCGGTCAGCCGCCGGGAGTGCAGGTCGGCCTCCTCGGTGGTCAGCCAGAGCGAGCCCAGCCAGACCCCCTGGGCGCCGAGGGCGAGTCCGGCGGCGATCTGCTCACCGGTGCCGATGCCGCCCGCGGCGAGCACCGGCAGCGGGTCGACGGCGGCCACGACCTCCGGGGTGAGGACCATGGTGGCGATCTCGCCGGTGTGCCCGCCCGCCTCGTACCCCTGGGCGACGACGATGTCGATACCGGCGGCCTTGTGGTGCCGTGCGTGCCGCGGGCTGCCGGCCAGCGCGGCGGCGAGGACGCCGTGGTCGTGGGCGCGCCGGATGATGTCGGGCGGCGGTGAGCCGAGGGCGTTGGCCAGCAGCTTGATCGGATAGTCGAAGGCCACATCGAGCTGGGTGCGGGCGACCTGCTCCATCCACCCGGTGATCCGCCAGCCGGACGCCTCCCCCTCCGCGAGCTGCGGCACCTGGTGTTTGTCGAGGAGCTCGGTGACGAAGCGGCGGTGCCCCTCCGGGATCATCGTCTCGACCTCGGCCTCGGTGACCCCCTCCACCTTCTTGGCGGGCATGACCACATCGAGCCCGTAGGGCAGGCCGTCGGTGTGCTCCTGCATCCAGTCCAGGTCGCGGGCGAGCTCGTCCGGCGCGGTGTAGCGGACCGCGCCGAGCACGCCGAACCCGCCGGCCCGGGTGATCGCCGCGGCGACCGCGGGAAAGGGCGTGAACCCGAAGACGGCGTGCTCGACTCCCAGCGTGTTGCTCAGCTCCGTCTGCATGGGCGAAGGATGCCGCAGCGGGCCGTACGAGGGAAGAGAGTTTCTGATGCAGCGTCAGAAACTTGGCACCGGCCTTGGCACCGGCCTTGGCACCGGCCGGGACGGGCGGGTCCCGGCCGTCCCGGGACGGCGGGGCGGCCGGCCCCCTCCCCTCACTCCTCCTCCAATACCGCCATCGCCGCGTTGTGTCCCGGGATGCCGCTCACGCCCCCGCCGCGCACCGCACCCGCTCCGCACAGGAGGACGTTGGGGTGGGTGGTCGCCACGCCCCAGCGGGCCGGGGCGGCGGACGGGGCGTCGCCGAGGGCCTCGTCCGAGGGATCGGCATACGGAAAGGCCAGGTCCCGGTGGAAGATGTTGCCGCCCGGCAGGCCGAGTTCGCGGTCCAGGTCGAGGGGGGACCGGGCCTCGATGCAGGGGCGGCCGTCGGCGTCATGGGCCAGGCAGTCGGCGAGCGGTTCGGCGAGGTGGGTGTCGAGTTCGGCGAGGGTGGCCGCCAGCAGGCGCTCGCGGGTGGTGTCGTTGTCGGCGGTGAACAGGCTCGCGGGGGCGTGCAGACCGAACAGGGTGAGCGTCTGGTAGCCCTGGCGGACCAGGTCCGCGCCGAGGATGGAGGGGTCGGTGAGGGAGTGGCAGTAGATCTCGGACGGCGGGGAGGCGGGGAGTGCGCCGGACGCGGCCTGTTGGTAGGCGCTCTCCAGTTGGCGGTAGCCCTCGGCGATATGGAACGTGCCGGAGAAGGCCTCCCGCGGGTCCACACGGGTATCACGCAGCCGCGGCAGCCGGGTGAGCAGCATATTGACCTTGAGCTGGGCACCCTCGGCGGGTGGCGGCGGGGTCTCGCCCAGCAGGCGGGCCAGCTCGCGCGGGGCGGCGTTGACCAGGACCCGGCGGGCGCCGACGGTGCCCTGGTCGCAGGTGACCTCCGCGGTGCGGCCGTCCGTCGCGATCCCGGTCACGGCGCAGTCGGTGACGATCTCCGCCCCGGCCCGGCGGGCGGCGTCGGCCAGTGCGTCGGTGAGGGCCCCCATACCGCCGATGGGCACGTCCCAGTCGCCGGTGCCGCCACCGATGACGTGGTAGAGGAAACAGCGGTTCTGACGCAGGGACGGATCATGGGCGGTGGCGAAGGTGCCGATGAGGGCGTCGGTGAGGACCACCCCGCGGACCAGGTCGTCGCTGAAGGTCTCCTCGACCACCTCCCCCAGGGGACGTTCGAACAGGGCATGCCAGGTGGCGTCGTCGTCGACGGTGGCGCGCAGCGCGGCGCGGGTGGGGAGAGGCTCG
This Streptomyces decoyicus DNA region includes the following protein-coding sequences:
- a CDS encoding NAD(P)H-dependent flavin oxidoreductase, whose amino-acid sequence is MQTELSNTLGVEHAVFGFTPFPAVAAAITRAGGFGVLGAVRYTAPDELARDLDWMQEHTDGLPYGLDVVMPAKKVEGVTEAEVETMIPEGHRRFVTELLDKHQVPQLAEGEASGWRITGWMEQVARTQLDVAFDYPIKLLANALGSPPPDIIRRAHDHGVLAAALAGSPRHARHHKAAGIDIVVAQGYEAGGHTGEIATMVLTPEVVAAVDPLPVLAAGGIGTGEQIAAGLALGAQGVWLGSLWLTTEEADLHSRRLTAKLLAAGPGDTVRSRALTGKPARQLRTEWTDAWDDPNGPGPLPMPLQGLLVAEANSRIQRHEVEPLLGTPVGQIVGRMNSERSVQAVFDDLTRGFERAIDRINRIAGRA
- a CDS encoding fatty acyl-CoA synthetase — protein: MTQARSNTVDGVVRRSARRVPGRTAVRYADRAWTYRALDDAVTAAARVLRADGLRPGDRVASYGHNSDAYLIGFLACARAGLVHVPVNHSLTGEDLRYLLEQSGSVLVLTDAALAHRLPDSVRTMPLYGAPDGLLERLAAHDAPDAAGPDAAGPAAEVSDDALVQLLYTSGTTALPKGAMMTHRALVHEYTSAVVALDLKETDRPVHSLPLYHSAQMHVFLLPYLAVGAENTILDGPDPGKIFDLVEAGGADSLFAPPTVWIALSHHPGFTTRELSGLRKAYYGASIMPVPVLERLRARLPGLAFYNCFGQSEIGPLATVLGPGEHEGRMDSCGRPVLFVEARVVDEEGREVPDGTRGEVVYRSPQLCTGYWDKPEETAEAFRDGWFHSGDLAVRDAEGYFTVVDRVKDVINSGGVLVASRQVEDVLYAHPQVAEVAVIGLPDERWIEAVTAVVVRRTDGAGGAGDGDGGEEVGEAELIAAARARLAPFKAPKRVVFVDALPRNASGKVLKRELRARFGAP
- a CDS encoding alpha/beta fold hydrolase; amino-acid sequence: MRRAPGPARTNAGRATVRNLVDLPGDGSNRDRSAVPADPYAHWPGVLTEAAQALDEAVMVGHSTGGMFLLAVPELAAQLAGLALISSAPHAGWRPAFARYAQDHPLPGVDTAAEHYARQPDDETLRALTLAAVPWNFSPSAAAGGRALLAGLPYCHDAVAWADAHFDDSYRARWTPRTLPTLIVSGGRDHIVDQRLWQDEPGFHGPRTLHRRIGEAGHFPWIENPGAVRAAFADLAGLLDT
- a CDS encoding phytoene desaturase family protein, yielding MPERTSYDAVIVGGGHNGLVAAAYLARAGRSVLVLERLDHTGGAAVSTRAFAGVDARLSRYSYLVSLLPSKIVRDLGLRFAVRKRTVSSYTPTVRDGRPTGLLVGGGDARTRTAFSELTGSDREFTAWQRFYGTTGRLAARVFPTLTEPLPTRAALRATVDDDATWHALFERPLGEVVEETFSDDLVRGVVLTDALIGTFATAHDPSLRQNRCFLYHVIGGGTGDWDVPIGGMGALTDALADAARRAGAEIVTDCAVTGIATDGRTAEVTCDQGTVGARRVLVNAAPRELARLLGETPPPPAEGAQLKVNMLLTRLPRLRDTRVDPREAFSGTFHIAEGYRQLESAYQQAASGALPASPPSEIYCHSLTDPSILGADLVRQGYQTLTLFGLHAPASLFTADNDTTRERLLAATLAELDTHLAEPLADCLAHDADGRPCIEARSPLDLDRELGLPGGNIFHRDLAFPYADPSDEALGDAPSAAPARWGVATTHPNVLLCGAGAVRGGGVSGIPGHNAAMAVLEEE
- a CDS encoding VOC family protein gives rise to the protein MLTTHFVPGTPNWLDLGAPDIDDAVSFYSAVFGWTFQSAGPDAGGYGFFQLDGKTVAAVGPLMEEGAGSAWTVYFQTPDADATVKAVEQAGGSVRVPPMDVFTAGRLAAFTDPTGGDFAVWQPGDVQGLETVMEPNSLCWTELYTTDAAAAKDFYRSVFSWSHQDMPMGGETVYSVVSAPGGGKDDDSGHGGLMQLPEANLKAGSTSEWHPYFGVTDCDAAFAAATDRGATILIPPTDAPGVGRLAMLRDPAGAPFALITGDPTTD
- a CDS encoding acyl-CoA synthetase translates to MTQDSPPPNGFWAQAAADPDRTVLIAPDGEEWTAGRLHAASNRLVHGLRAAGLERGDAFAVVLPNGVEFFTAYLAASQAGFYLVPVNHHLVGPEIAWIVADSGAKVLIAHERFAEAARHAADEAKLPGPRRHAVGHIDGFRPYAQLLDGQPGSAPADRTLGWVMNYTSGTTGRPRGIRRPLPGTAPEDAHLGGFLGIFGIKPFDGNVHLVCSPLYHTAVLQFAGASLHLGHRLVLMDKWTPQSMLALIDRHRCTHTHMVPTQFHRLLALPEETRAGYDVSSMRHALHGAAPCPDHVKRAMIDWWGGCVEEYYAASEGGGAFATAEDWLKRPGTVGKAWPISELAVFDDDGNRLPAGELGTVYMKMNTGGFSYHKDEGKTKRNRIGDFFTVGDLGYLDADGYLFLRDRKIDMIISGGVNIYPAEIESALLGHPAVADAAAFGIPHDDWGEEVKAVVEPAEGHAPGPGLAAELLAHCARQLAGYKRPKSVDFITVMPRDPNGKLYKRRLRDPYWEGRERAV